Genomic window (Macrobrachium nipponense isolate FS-2020 chromosome 35, ASM1510439v2, whole genome shotgun sequence):
GACAGGGGGAATGAATTTGCAAGCACTATGTGGCGGAAGAGTGGACCAAAGGATGTAGATTTTGAAATACTAATTGTATCTGTGGGCGAGAGAGGATATTTGGGTCCTGTCGTGGGCTTTCTAAAAATGAGAGGACTAGAGTCTTGTGAAACAGAATAGTCTTTCAAAGACGGGTCTTCTTGTACCTGGGAAGGTGAATATTCACCTTGGTGAGGAGAGTAATCATTTTGTGGAGGCCAGTCTTCATTTCCAGTTGGAGAATACTCAAACTGTGGTGGAGATAATGCTACTCGTGGTGGAGGATAAGCATCTTTTTGTGGAGAAACATTTTCTCGGGAATAGTCTTGCTTTGAAGGAGAGAATTCTCTCTTTTGAAATGGATACTCCTCTTCTTTTGGAGAATAAGTCTCTTCTCTAAGAAAAGAATGACCCTCTGCAGTGGAATCTTGAATAATATCATGAGCCGTAGAATATTTCGATTCATCAGCACTAGACTCAGAATCTTCTTCAGAAGATCGAGAACTATAATTTAGGTCCACTTTTAAAACCCCTTGGGTGATTTGACGTGATGATTGGtgccttggaatttctggcgtcTCGTACAGGGGCACCTGGCCAAAAGCATCACCTGCTTTTTCGGCCTCTTGTATAATCATGTGCATCAGCAGGTGATCGAGTGGAGACTTCCTTGAGTTAGTGAGTATGATTGGagcttcatctcttggtgtttcgtAGAGGTCTGAAGAGATTGAAGCTTCATCTCTAGGTGCTTCGTACAATTCTGAAGTGACTGAAGCGTCATCTCTTGTTTCGTACAATTCTGAGGTGACTGAAGTGTCATCTCTTGTTTCGTACAATTCTGAGGTGACTGAAGTGTCATCTCTTGTTTCGTACAATTCTGAGGTGACTGAAGTGTCATCTCTTGTTTCGTATAGGTCTGAAGTGATTGAATCTTCATCACTTGGTGTTTCGTACAGGTCTGAAGTGATTAAAGCTTCATCTCTTAGTGTTTCGTACAGGTCTGAAGTGATGGAAGCTTCATCTTTTGGTTTTTCGTACAGGTCTGAAGTGGGAGTTGGGTCTAAATATATCACTCTGAATTGTGAACTGTCAAAACTCTCCTTGAAATCAGGCACTGATCTATCCAAAGGCCCTGGATAAGTAGTAGCTACTGACAGAACAGTGTATTCACTTTTAGGTTCATTGTGAATATTCTGAACTGGAGTTTTTGCAGACACAGTAGGCACCGCTGTTGTCTTCCTTTGGGTACTGTAAGCAGTGCTTACGAGGGGAATTGTTGCGTATTCGTTCAAGTCTGCATACGTCGCAGTGACTGCGCCTGGTATTTCATATACCTGCAAGCCTCCCTGGCCAGTGAATATTGTAGAATCACGTATAACTTCTGTTGTGTAAGTTTCTCTAGAGTTGCCAACTGTCGTATTGTGGGATGACGTATGTAAACCACTAGGATGATTTATAACTGAGTATTCAAATACTGGAAGTTCATAGGTTCTAGCAATGGGTATTGCATTCCCTTCATGGAAAGGTCTTTGTGACGCATCATTGCCAGTCTTAGTTGCTTGAACAGTCACATAAGTCTTAAGATTATCGTTATCAATTGTAGTTGCAGGTCTGAGAGGTTCAAATCGATTCTTCTCTGCTGTTGCTTGTTTCTCTGAAAAGACTGTGTTGTGGTATATTGTGAATGGAGTTTTATCATTGCCATCATCCTCTATTTCCTTATACTTTTCACTTTTGTCTTGGGCTACGTACGATTCAAGGGAGGATTGAACTACTGTAGTAGAAGGAGAGACATTTAATGAAAAGTCAAGGGGACGGTTAGGGTTCGTTTCAATGGTGCTTGGTATAAACGCGATCTGTTTAGACTTCACAGGATGTTCATCAACAACCGCGCCGCTGATTGGCCCGCACTCGACATTAAACCACCAATCACAGATCAGAAGCCCCTGGTTGAAGATCGTCCCGTTCGGGCACAGGAACGCGTCCCTGCGATTGGCTCCCTGGCAGACGTAGTACACCTGACACCGAGCCTCTGGGGACCTGTCGGCGAAATACCCGACGTAGTCGTGACAGGAAAACTTGGTGCGAGGAACAGACGATAAGATAGGGTAATCAAGGCCAGGTACCCCGCCTCCCGGGATGGTTGCTGCTAGGACTTCAAGGACATCGTATATCAGCTGCTTCTTCTGTCTTGGACGCAGGGAGGCTGGTGAGGCCCGCGTGTCTTGGTCCCCTTCGGCGGACGCCCCAGTCATGGCGACTGTTTGGAGAAAGGGAAATAGGACGTATGTGGTCAGAAAGTAAAAAGGAATAATTGAGTCATTGGTAATGACTGTGATCTGTTGTTGCGAGAAATTGATTAGCACTGTAATTTGAAAGATTACAAATTATGCAGATTTTACTTGCCAGAGTTGAATCAGCCAATGGTAAACAGAACTTCAGCATAACTACACTGTTTATTTTACACttgtaaaacaaaaggaaatgataacaacaccgtattttattatgttttctttagAACCGTAGAATATTTCGGTAACCATATCATTTTATCAAGCTATGCATTTAAATCCcacgaaataaaaagtatagtGAATGGAACTACCTCCTGCTAAATATAATCATGATAAACATATTAACACAGAAAAAAAGCTGTTCTTGAACACTTCATAATGTGGACAGTAACAACTCTTGCttgatttattatgattattaaaattattcagaatattaaccctatttatatggaacaagcccactatgCCCGCTGACttttgaaatccaagcttccaaaaaagcaacaccaggtaatgggaaatacagaaagagttgctcagttattagaaaaaaagataaattaacaaattaataaataaatagataaaaatgtaagttgattattaaaatacaaggagattaGTTTTAGGGTATACTAATGCCctgtatcttcgcttgaacttttgaagttccagttgctcGACATTCTCTGGAAGGCTGTTCCACGGTCCAGCTAAGTTAAGtaaggtatatcttagtttaaccagaccactgagctaactacagctctcctaggggtggcccgaagggttagatattttcacgtggcgaggaaccaattggtaacctagcaacgggacctgcagtttattgtggggtccgaaccacattatgtagACAAATTAATTTTGAATCACCAGAAACATATTCctcttgattccacgttggcagagcagggaatcgaactcgagaccACCGAATTAGAACTCGAgcttaccgaatcggtaggcgagcacgttaaccactcgtccaacgaggaacttccacagtccagcggtgtgaggaatgaCGACTGTGTACCACAAAGCGCAAAGGAGACCACAGAAAAATGAAAgcgactcagtggcgtgatcggtatggtcttgacctgccacttcggtggccgcgagttcgattcccgggcatcccatggatttctggtgatagaagttcactctcgacgtggttcggaagtacataaagccgttagtcccgttgctgaataaccactggttccatgtaacgtaaaaacaccatacaaacaaacaaacagaaaaatgaaagactTACTTAAAAGGAGGAGAAACGTCAGCATATTATCCCAAGCGCAGAGGAAAGCCACCCGAACACCCGATCAAAAGAACTGCCGGATGAAGAATGATTTACGACTTATATACGAATGATGAGTATTCCCCGTTCTTTGATGCTATTATTAATTGTCGCTATTAATTGTATTCATTTTCGAAAGTGTGTCGTTGGGAGATTTAAAGGGGAAATAATTGCTTTGGTGCCTTGCTTTCACCGCAAGACAATGAGCCTTGTGACACTGAGGTAGGCTGCTGTGTAGGACAAGGATGGctgccgtgagagagagagagagatatatatatatataatatatatatatatatatatatatatatatatatatatatatatatatatatatttgattaccaAGTATATGTacaaacgcgcgcgcacacaaatatatagtatatttatcatgtatatacatatatatatataatatatatatatttgaatatatttataagtatgtgtgtgtatgtgcaatgtgttcaaaactctctctctctctctctctctcctcacgaaTAAAGAAGATAGATGATACTAATTTTAGCTTCCTCCTTCCTTTGCGTCGCTGCTTTCAGTTGCAAgcgttgttatttatttatttcattttcatcatttaacAAGGCCATGGAATGACATTCCGGgggactctctctctatctctctacaaGAGACTTATGCGTTATATGCAGACaatatgtatttctttttatatgcgatatttctctctctctctctctctctctctctctctctctctctctctctctctctccattgtgtaCATCATTACGAGTATCATGATCATGGTAAATTCACCACAGGTACTTCTATATTTTTATACACTGCCTTCTTAGTCAGTATACTTACATATTACCTTtcgggcaaaaagaaaaaaaaagcaattgaaTTACAACATATGTGTTCCTGttacagtatttttatttattatttatggtaAACTTCATCTACAATGGTGAATTGGATGTAGTATTCCATATGGAGGATTTGGTAAATGaagatttaaaaattatatagaaggaatttaaatttcatttacagTGGCGAATTGTATACAGTAATCTATAAGGAGGATTTGAGAGTAGGAGAttcaaaaaaattatgtataatgaaaaatgaaacagtgaATTACGATTCGGTTTTGAAGCCAAGGATGAGATGCAGTACGTATAGGTGGAGGTAGAATCTGTTCGTATTGAGACGAAGTACCGTACAAGTTCGTTGGTGTGTTCTCGTCCTATTCCTGTCGTGTTTCTCGTTTAGAACCTGTTCGGGATGAGGTATTGGTTCGAAGGCTGCTGAGTAGGCGGTGTAGGGGAGGCCTCCCGCGCCTCTGGAGCGGAATATAACTGCTCAGAACTTTCAGCTGCCATTTCGTCACTCCTGACGGAGATGTCTACCTCTGCCGTAGGAGCGACGCCTATATCCGCGTTCAGTCTCAGGTACTGGACTGAAGAGGCGCAGTCGACGTTGAACCACCAGTCGCAGACGAAGAATTGCTGGCTGAAGACGGTGCCGTTGGGGCAGAGGAAGGAGTCCTGGCGGCCGTCGAACTGGCAGACGTGGAAGACCTGGCAGCGGGCCTCGTCGGCGGTGTCAGCGAAGTAACCTGGGTATTCCTGGTCAGAGCAGGAGAACCCGGTGTCAGGTACCGACGAGAGAATCGGGTAACTCTCCCCGGGGACGCCGCCCCCAGGGATGTTGAGAGCTAAGGTTGCCAAAGGGTCTGCTGCCGCTACTGCTGCTGTGTCTTGAGCGTCAGGGGCGTCTGCCCTTTGGTCAGGGGCGTCGTATGAATATCCGCTGGTTCTTGGGGTAGGGAGCTCGTAGCCTGAGTCTGCGTATGCAGAGGCGGCTGGAAGATAATGAGAGAGTTCACATTAGTTATGCAAAATAATTATCGATGTTGACAATGAATACAGGGTGTCCAGAGAGTCACGGTGCAATTTAAAATACTTGTAGCTTCGGAACTATGCATGATATAACCATACATGGTAGAATTAAGCTGTAACAAGGATGAGAGAGAAGAATGACTTAAATTTCATATTCGTCTTTTTCACTTTCGTCATGTCCGCCATCATTACTAATACAGAGAGAAATACGATTATGCAGCACTGGGAAAACATTTCCCAGTTGATtttcagtcttacttttagtCACATCAGTTATCTTGCTTCCAGTTCTTCTAAAGACAGAGCATTAGTCGAATACACAATACAGTCATTAAAAACTATTGCAGAGAGTCATATAGATCAAAGCGGTGAACTGATGTTCATGTTCATGTGAACATTAGTCACtcgagtttattttatattttcgaatatatatatatatatatatatatatatatatatatatatatatatatgtgtgtgtgtgtgtgtgtgtgtgtgtgtgtttatgtatatatatatgatatatatatatatatatatatatatatatatatatatatatatatatatatatatataaaggttttgccacggaggaaaatgaaatgcgagatagccaagaactttcggtctaacacgaccctttacttaggcacgagttgtgcctaagtaaaggatcctgttagaccgaaagttcttggctctctcgcctttcattttcctctgtggaaaaacctttatttatacatagcatcacgttttatattcttcgtgatcaagttattaatctatatatatatatatatatatatatatatatatatatatatatatatatgtgtgtgtgtgtgtgtgtgtgtgtgtttgtagggatatatatttttttatatatttgtatgtgtgtgagtgtgcgcgcgACGTGAACGCTTGCATGCCCAAACGGGAGTGGATTTGCATCTTATATAAACTTGGCTCATTCTCGTCAGCAAGAGAAGTGTTTATTCAGTGActttcaattccatttccctattAGCTTTTAAAAGCCGAATAAATCTTATCgggaataattatttttttataactctcGGAGAACTCGGATACTGTCAGTGATTACTGTAAAGGACGATATTGggtttgtcttttcttttatatatttcacttAGCTTATGCTTTTCTCTGCAATATAAAATATGTTTATCTCCTCCATTTTATTCGCTCTAGAACTTTTTGCAAATGCACGTTGCAGTTGACTGCACAAATGTACGCCAGATATTTTCTTTCCATAGTCCTCTTGGGTTTCATTGAGCCCCATGACAGGTCTTCCACCTGACCCTACAATGTCTTTCTGTTGGTTTTAGTCCGGAATTTTGTCTACAAGACAGTGGCGTCAATTCTACACTCCTCTGAACATTTTTATCCGGACTTGctctaaatgaaaataattaactcatcAAAAAGTTATgtagtaaatttatatatacttgtacTGAAGTACTACACTGGCTGAAGTGTATCAAACAGCTATATCAAGATAAAAACTGCTAAAAGATTGTATAAACTAATTTTCCTTCTAAGCTGGAATTCGAACCCACTCACCACATAAATAAGGTTAGAGCTCAGCCCAATAAATTAAATTTGTTGATGTTAATGTtgcctttttaataatttttttaacagtaaGTATATTTGTCTTGTGTTGTTGTTTGGTTTATAAATTGTCATCATATTTTGGTTCCTTAGGCTGTGTAAGGCAGTCGATTTTCAGAACTTTATATTATGTCAAGATACATAATGTACAGGAAATATGTGTTTAGTTAAAGACGTTCAGAGTACTATATATTTTTCCCGGCGGTAGTATTGTCAGTAATGCTCAAGTACAGGTCCACTTCATAGCCTCACAAGCTGCTCATTTTTACGTGAAGTTTGTATGTTTATGGAAATGACTTTAtaaggtaaacatttattttttcgaTGTCGACCTGACGAGGCCAGGAAAAATTTCCGAGAGTAAAATTCTCACTAGATAGTTGTAACAACTTGAGTGTTCCGGCTTGCACTCGAATTCCTAATCCTTAACGTGTTCCAGGAATGCAATTAACGTAGGAATGGTTCCTTACCCTAAGAAAAATATCCCAGATATTCTCATGTTTGTATGTACAAGAAGAAAAGTGACCgaaatattaaagataaaaatggcTCAGAACACTTCAGAAAAGTTACAAAATCAATGCATAGGATGACATCAGTATCTGGGACACAACTTACATATTGTAGTTTCCCACGTTAGTAAAGTTTGTTGTGttggttgtgtgtttgtgtgtgtgtgtgtgagagagagagagagggggggggggggggaggggttggaaggaatgagaaggaaaaaaaagagatggaTGGGAGACGGGTAACCCAGAACCTCAGTCTGTCTTTGCTTACCTAGAGCAAACAGGAGCACCCACGTCCTtgccatttttcttctttactttttctaatttatttgtaCTTTAGTGGTTCGGCGGAGTTGTGGAAATCTGGGAGACGTGTATGGGAGACTTGGAAGTTAGAGGACCAGAAGTAGACTGAGGGGGAGAGAAGGAGATCACGACAGAGAGCAAGATCGAACTGTGACCATCTCCAGAACAGGGCACCAATTTATAGACCATTTCTGACACTTTCCTTTCCTCGTcccccaaaactctctctctctctctctctctctctctctctctctagtacacCAAGGGCACAGATCTTATAAGTGGAAGAGAAGACAGTATATTTGtggtcttatttttgttttttcttggggGTGATCTCGTAAATTAGATCAACTTTCATTAGTCGAGCCTTGTCAAG
Coding sequences:
- the LOC135208235 gene encoding uncharacterized protein LOC135208235, with protein sequence MARTWVLLFALAASAYADSGYELPTPRTSGYSYDAPDQRADAPDAQDTAAVAAADPLATLALNIPGGGVPGESYPILSSVPDTGFSCSDQEYPGYFADTADEARCQVFHVCQFDGRQDSFLCPNGTVFSQQFFVCDWWFNVDCASSVQYLRLNADIGVAPTAEVDISVRSDEMAAESSEQLYSAPEAREASPTPPTQQPSNQYLIPNRF
- the LOC135208234 gene encoding uncharacterized protein LOC135208234 → MLTFLLLLIAMTGASAEGDQDTRASPASLRPRQKKQLIYDVLEVLAATIPGGGVPGLDYPILSSVPRTKFSCHDYVGYFADRSPEARCQVYYVCQGANRRDAFLCPNGTIFNQGLLICDWWFNVECGPISGAVVDEHPVKSKQIAFIPSTIETNPNRPLDFSLNVSPSTTVVQSSLESYVAQDKSEKYKEIEDDGNDKTPFTIYHNTVFSEKQATAEKNRFEPLRPATTIDNDNLKTYVTVQATKTGNDASQRPFHEGNAIPIARTYELPVFEYSVINHPSGLHTSSHNTTVGNSRETYTTEVIRDSTIFTGQGGLQVYEIPGAVTATYADLNEYATIPLVSTAYSTQRKTTAVPTVSAKTPVQNIHNEPKSEYTVLSVATTYPGPLDRSVPDFKESFDSSQFRVIYLDPTPTSDLYEKPKDEASITSDLYETLRDEALITSDLYETPSDEDSITSDLYETRDDTSVTSELYETRDDTSVTSELYETRDDTSVTSELYETRDDASVTSELYEAPRDEASISSDLYETPRDEAPIILTNSRKSPLDHLLMHMIIQEAEKAGDAFGQVPLYETPEIPRHQSSRQITQGVLKVDLNYSSRSSEEDSESSADESKYSTAHDIIQDSTAEGHSFLREETYSPKEEEYPFQKREFSPSKQDYSRENVSPQKDAYPPPRVALSPPQFEYSPTGNEDWPPQNDYSPHQGEYSPSQVQEDPSLKDYSVSQDSSPLIFRKPTTGPKYPLSPTDTISISKSTSFGPLFRHIVLANSFPLSRYAPLS